TACGCCGCCGATGCTCTGGCGTAACACTCATTCGCCTCGGCCGGGTGCAGGGTCGCTTCAGCCTGGTGGGCCGCCTCCACCCACCAGGGGGCCGCTTGCCCCGGCTCAGCCCCTTCCTGCCAATGACGGGCAACACGCGCCGGGGTGCCGCCCGACTGGCTCAGCAGGCCAGCCGCCTGCCGGTGCAGCCGCTGCCAGCTGGAGACAGAAGTGGCGCTGAGCACCGCGTTATAGACGAGATCATGAGCGAAACCCTCGCCGCGCACCACCTGGGCCCGCTCCAGTTCTTCCCAGCTATTCAGGAGGCGGAGGATAGGCCAGCCCAGCATGTCAGCCACCTGCTCCAGCGAGAAGTCACTGCGCAGCACCGCCGCTGCCTGCGCCGCTTCCAGCGCCTCTGGGGAAAGCCTCTCAAGGCGCCCCGTCAACAAGGCCGGCAAGGTCTGCCCTGCCGCGCGCCTCACACCGTCCAGACTGAAATCCTGCGCCTCGTGCAAGTATTTGACAAGTTCCAGAGTCAGCTGGGGATTCCCGGCCGCAAAGCGCTGAACCTCCCGGGCCAGGCCAGGAACAGCCGGCAGCCCCACCTGGGCCAGAAACGCCAGCGTGTCTTCATCCGCCAGCGGCTGCACCTGCACCGGCCGCACCGCCCCGGAGTCATACATCTGGCGGGACAGCGCTGCGGTGGCCGGACTCAGGGCCCCCTCGCGGTAGCAGAACATGGACCGCAGCGCGGCCCGACTGTCACCCCAGAACTTGGAATAGACGTAAGCGCCGGCCTCGATAGAGGCGTCATCCATGAAATGCAGGTCGTCCGAGAGCAGCACGACCGGACCACGATCAGCCACCCGCCGCAGCACCTCGTACTTGGCGTCGTAGAAGCGCAGTTTGTCTTCAGCAGACGTGAGGGGAGGCGGCGCGTCCCCCAGCTCGGGGATGATGCGGGCCAGTTCCTGCCGGACCCAGGCGGGGAGGGTCGCGGCCAGGTCGGGAAAGGCCGCCAGCGTCTGCCGGTAGGTGCGGGCATGCGTGGCATACGCCACGTCCTGGTCGCCGGGGCGGCCCTGCAAGAGCAGCAGGTGGTGGTCCGGGTGGGCACGGATGAAGTCAAGCGCCAGCCGGGATTTGCCGCTGCCAGAATGGCCGACCAGGGCCACGCCGACGCCAGCAGCCCAGCCTGCTTCCATCTGCGCCCAGGCGTCCTCGCGGGCCACCAGCTGGGGAGGGCGCAGAAAACTGAGGGGCAGGGCAGGCTGCTCGGCGCCGGGGGCAGGTTCTGTGTCGATCAGCCGGGCCAGCCGAGCCGTTTCAGCAGATGGCTCCAGACCCAGTTCCAGGGCGAAGATGGCCCGCAGGCGCTGATACGCCTGAAGTGCGGCGGCGCGGTCGCCGCTACGGTGGTGCAGCCGCATCAGCTGCTGATGGGCATCCTCATCCAGAGGGTCGCGGGTCACGCGGGCCGCCGCCAGGGCCAGCGCCGTCGCCGGGTCACCCTGGGCAGTCAGCCGCTCAGTCACTTCGCGGCTGGCCTGGGCCTGCGCGGCTTCGCGCTCGGCGCGCTGGGCTGATAGCCAGTCACTAAAAGCAGGACTGATTTCGCTGTCCAGATCGGCCAGCAGCAGGCTTTCGCCGGGGGCAACCGGTCCCTGGAGGTCGGTGGTCAGGTCAAGTGCCAGGGCCAGGATCTGCTGGCCAGACACCAGCACGCGCCCCGCCGCCTGATGCAGCCGCCGCAGCAACTGCACCAGACTGTTGCGGGCCGTGGCGGGCGGGGCGTCCGGCCACAGCAGCGCGGCGCAGGTGCGGCGGGACTGGGGGCCCTCCGCCGCCAGAAAGGTCAGCAACGCGGCCGGTTTGCCGTCCAGGCGCAGCTGACCCCCTCCCCCTGATAATGTGGGAGAGCCCAGTAAGGACAGCTGCCAGGGAACAGAATCAGACGCCATACCGCACTGTAATCCGGCAGGGACAGACTAAGCCGGCTTAACTACACACCCTGAGCATGACGGCCAGCATGGGGTCGGGCCGCGTCAGAGGAGTGGGCCTCAGAGCCGCTGACAGGCCGCACAGCCCACGCCGCGCCGCCGAATCACCGAGCGCGCTCAGAACTGCGCGGTCCCCGGTGAGGGCCGCGCGTTGCATCTGAGTACGCCACAGCAAGTACACGTCGCCCAGGCGCTGCACGTGGGCGAGCAGGTCGTCCAGCTGACCCTGAGCCGCTTCTCTCTGGCCCATGCAGCCCAGAAGAGCCGCCAGCAGCGCCTGCTGCTCAACCCTCAGAGGGGGGGGCAGGTCGGGGAGCGCCTGAACCTGCGCCGCCAGGAGGTCGGGCTCACCTGTTCCCTGGGCCACCTCCAGCCAGAGCTGCACCAGATGAAGCGCACTGAGCCAGCCCTGCTCAGTCGGTGTCTCGGCCGCCTGATGCTGGTGCTGGCCGAGCAACTGCCTCACACCCTCCAGGTCACCCAGAGCCCAGCGGGTCAGGGCCTCACCGTAGGCGTTGATGAGCGCGACCACCCGAAAGCCTTCGGTCGTCCCCAGGTGCTGGCGGGCGCGCAGGTTGTGGGCCAGCGAGGCCTCAAAATCGCCCAGACGGTAGGCCGCGCGCGACCATTTGGCACAGACTGATGCGGCAAAGGGCGGAGCCGAGACGTCCAGGTGCCGCTGCTCTGCGGTGTTCAGCACAGGGCCGGCGCGCCGGGGATCAATCATCAGGAGAGCAAAACCCAGCCCCTCTAACGCGCGGGCCTGAATCTCCAGGCGGCCCAGCCGGGCGGCCAGGGCTTCCAGTTCCTCCAGCAGAGGGGGCGAGGCCCGGTAGTCGTGTTGCAGGGCGTAACCCGCCAGGATTTCCAGCAGGGCGACTTCCGTCTCTGTCGCCTGGGCCTGGCGGGCCAGTACCAGACCACGCTGCGCACACTGCACCTGCGCCTCAAACTCCTGAAGGGCGAAGTGGAGGCGGGCCCGGTGCAGAGCGGCGCAGGCCTGCTGCGCTGGGGTCAGGGCTAGGCGCTCCAATGCAGCCACAGCACCCTGCCAGGCTGGCACCTGATCTTCGAGGATAAAGAGGGCCTCCAGTTGTTCAATACGGACCTCAAAGGCAACCTCTGAGTGCGGGCCAGCCTCCAGCAGGTCGGCGGCTCGCCCAAAAAAACGGCCGGCTTCGCGGTACAGGCCGCTGCTCTGCGCCGCTGCACCGGCTTGCCGGAGGGCACTGGCCGCCTCTTCGGGCCGACTTCCCGCTTCCCAGTGCAGGGCCACCTGGGCGGGCGGGGCAGCGGCCTCAGCCAGAGCGCGGGCCGCCGCCCGGTGTAGCAGCGACCGCAGGGGCGGCGGCATCTGCGCGCCCAGGGTTTCCCGGAGAAGGTCGTGGGTGAACTGGCCACCCACAAGCACACCCGCCTGCCCCAGCGCCTGCCAGGCCGATTCCAGCTCGGCTGGGGACACCCCCAGCATGGTGGCGAGCAACTCGGGGCGCAGGTCGTGGGCCACCACACTGGCAGCCCTGGCCAGCTGCACCTCGACAGGCGACAGCTGTTCCAGGCGGCCGATGAGAAGCTGCTCGGCGCGGCCCGTCCGGGGCAGGCGGCCCAGATCCAGCGTGCCTTCTGGGGTGAGCAAATGCCGCACCGTTTCTTGCAGGTACAGCGGATTGCCCCCGCTGAAGTGGCTCAGTCCCGGCGCGTGGGCCTCCAGCTCGGGGCCGCCCAGCGCGCGCAGCAGAGCGCCCACGGCCTCGGTCGTCAGCGGCGCCAGCCTCAGCTGCGTGGCCTGGCCCCGCCGCACAAGGTCGTCGAGCAGCCCACTGGCTGCTGACGGCAGGGCGCCGGTCCGGTAACAGACGGTCACTGCAGTGGGGAAGGCCGGCGCGTCCAGCCACGACAGGCACAGATCCAACGACGCCGGGTCCATCAGCTGCACATCATCGAGCATCAGGGTCTGAACCTGCGCCGCCGCCAGCTGGTACAGCTGGGCCAGGGCGGCGTGCAGCGCCGGGCGCGCGTCCCCCTCAGGGAGGACAGCCTCCAGCCGCTCTGGCAGCAGCAGCCCCAGCACTGGCCGGGTCAGGACCTGCTGGTGAAGCTCCGGCTGCGCTTCTAACAGCAGACGCAGCCCCCGCGTAACCGACGCATAGGGAATAGGGGCGTCGCTCGGGTGGCCCCTCAGGGTCAGGGCGGCGCCGTGCCTGGCCGCCGACGCCTGGGCCACACTCGTCTTGCCGATGCCCGCCTCGCCGGTCAGGACCACCACCTGGTCAGCCTGCCTCGCCTGGGTGATCGCCTCCAGCACGTCATCCCGCCCGACCAATTGCGCTGCGCCGCTGGCCAGGTCTGGGGCTGCCGGGGGGCCCTGGGGCCCAGGAACGCGCGGGCGGCTCCATTCAATCTCCTGGGCCAGCGCCTGCGTCTGAGGCATGGGGTCGGTGTGCAGAGCGCCGCGCAGGCTCTGGCGAAACTGGCCAAAAGTGGCCAGGGCCGCCGCCGGGTCACCAGCCAGGTACTGCGCGCGCATTAAGGCGCGGGTCGTCTCGTCCGACAGGGGCTGAAGGAAGGCGGCCCGCTGAAGCAGCGGCAGGGCTTCTTCTCCCCTGCCCTGCGCCTCCAGGGGCCGCGCCGCCGCCCGCGCCGCCCATGCCCCTTCGGCCCGCAAACGCACCCGCTGCTCGCGCAGCCAGGCGTCAAACTCTTCTAACTCTGGATACTGGAGGCCGTCCAGGGGGAGGGCTTGGCCCGCCCCGCCCTCATCCAGCGCCTGAACACGAACGGCACTGGCCAGAGTCAGCACCTGCTCGGTGGTCAGCAGCGGGGCACCGTAGCTCTGCCCCATGCGCCGCAGCATGATGACCAGATTGTTGCGCCCGGCCTGGCCTGCTTCTGGCCACAGCAGGTCGGCGGCCCGCAGCCGGGTAGCGCGGCCTTCCAAGGCCAGATACACCAACAGGGCCAGCGGCTTGCCCTCGCAGCGGCGCCGCTGACCTTGCGGGTCAATCAGGCTGGGGGGACCCCAGAGTGTCAGCGTCCAGTGCGCCTCCTGCGGCATCCTCCGCAGACTAGCAGAGGGCCGCCGCGCGCGCAGGGCTCAGCGCCGGGGCGGGGTCACGGGGCCGCTGGAGGTCGAGGACGGCGACGTGGAGGTGTCCCGGAGCATAGTCAGGCGGCCCCCGAGCAGCGCTTCCCCATCTGGAGCCGAGGCCTGGAAGGTGCCCTCGTAGCGGTCACCTGAGAACCGGCCGCTGAGCTCCAGGTTCAACTCGTCGTCGCCGCTGCTCAGCCCGATCTTAAACTGCCCTGCCGAGCTGCCCAGAAGCCAGCCACGCAGGTCGTCGTCACCGGTGCCGCTGCCACTCAGGCCGCCCTCGCCGTCGTCATAGACCGAAAAGCGCATCTCGACCGGGCCGTTGGGGGTGTCAAAACGGGCCGCCCAGGTGCCAGTGGCTGTCCAGGGCGCCGGGGTGATGAGCGCTGCGGGCGAGGCCGGAGTTACCGCAGGCCGAACTGAGCTGATGGAGGGCGCTGGCAGCACCGGAGCGGCCGGTTTGGCCGTCTCAGCCGGGCGGCGGCTGTAGGCCTGCCGGACACTGCGGGCGTTCAGGGTCAGCGTGCCGCCCGCTAGGGTAAAGGTGCCCTGGTAGGGGGCCTGCTTGACCGTTTCGCGCGTGCCTTCAAACCGCTTGCAGCCTGCATTGAGGCGGCCCGGCGAGACGCCGATACGTTTCTGGGCAGCGCCCGGCTGAAAACTGAGTTTGTTGCCCGTCACCTGGTATTTGCCGCTCTCGGTGAAGACATTGAGCGTCTCGCAGGTCACGAGGTAGCTGCCGAAATAGCCGGGAATGTAGCTCAGTTGCAGGTCGGTCAGCGCATAGGTGCCGTCCGGGCGCAGCAGGAGGCGGGTAGACGAGGACTGCGCGCCCTCGGCGTCCTTGTCATAGATATTGGCCGGGTAAGCGGTGCCGATCAGCCATTCGCCCGTGAGGGCCGCCGGGGCCGCCGCCAGCGTAGCGGAAGTCAGAGAAAAGATGGAAAGGAACAGGAAAGCAGAATGACGAAGCATAAATCAGTCCTTGGGAGGCGCCCACCGTGCGGCGGGCCAGAGAGGGCCGGGGGTCAGGGAGAAACACAGACCTCCCTAAACCCCATGAAACAAGCGGCGAAAGCTCAGCGCAGGAACGCCTGTTTCACGGCGTCCATCAGGGGGTCGCGCTGGCCGGCGGGATTGCTGGGGATATACCCCTCGTTGATGTTCCAGATGATGGCGCCGCCCAGACCCTGTTCACGCACGTACTGGCCCTTGAGGGCGATGCTCTGCGGGTCTTCGTAGGAAACGAAGGTGCAGCCCCTGGGTCCAGTGGGCGAAGCGGCACTCAGGTAAGGCACCCCGGCCGCGCTGTCCCAGTGCGCCGTCATCTGGCCCTGGTACTGCGTGACGATGTTGGCGTAGCTCATGGCGTTGTCGTCGGCCACCAGCGTCATGCTCGCC
Above is a window of Deinococcus betulae DNA encoding:
- a CDS encoding BTAD domain-containing putative transcriptional regulator → MASDSVPWQLSLLGSPTLSGGGGQLRLDGKPAALLTFLAAEGPQSRRTCAALLWPDAPPATARNSLVQLLRRLHQAAGRVLVSGQQILALALDLTTDLQGPVAPGESLLLADLDSEISPAFSDWLSAQRAEREAAQAQASREVTERLTAQGDPATALALAAARVTRDPLDEDAHQQLMRLHHRSGDRAAALQAYQRLRAIFALELGLEPSAETARLARLIDTEPAPGAEQPALPLSFLRPPQLVAREDAWAQMEAGWAAGVGVALVGHSGSGKSRLALDFIRAHPDHHLLLLQGRPGDQDVAYATHARTYRQTLAAFPDLAATLPAWVRQELARIIPELGDAPPPLTSAEDKLRFYDAKYEVLRRVADRGPVVLLSDDLHFMDDASIEAGAYVYSKFWGDSRAALRSMFCYREGALSPATAALSRQMYDSGAVRPVQVQPLADEDTLAFLAQVGLPAVPGLAREVQRFAAGNPQLTLELVKYLHEAQDFSLDGVRRAAGQTLPALLTGRLERLSPEALEAAQAAAVLRSDFSLEQVADMLGWPILRLLNSWEELERAQVVRGEGFAHDLVYNAVLSATSVSSWQRLHRQAAGLLSQSGGTPARVARHWQEGAEPGQAAPWWVEAAHQAEATLHPAEANECYARASAAYDAVGDARASLYRRSVAP
- a CDS encoding ATP-binding protein, encoding MPQEAHWTLTLWGPPSLIDPQGQRRRCEGKPLALLVYLALEGRATRLRAADLLWPEAGQAGRNNLVIMLRRMGQSYGAPLLTTEQVLTLASAVRVQALDEGGAGQALPLDGLQYPELEEFDAWLREQRVRLRAEGAWAARAAARPLEAQGRGEEALPLLQRAAFLQPLSDETTRALMRAQYLAGDPAAALATFGQFRQSLRGALHTDPMPQTQALAQEIEWSRPRVPGPQGPPAAPDLASGAAQLVGRDDVLEAITQARQADQVVVLTGEAGIGKTSVAQASAARHGAALTLRGHPSDAPIPYASVTRGLRLLLEAQPELHQQVLTRPVLGLLLPERLEAVLPEGDARPALHAALAQLYQLAAAQVQTLMLDDVQLMDPASLDLCLSWLDAPAFPTAVTVCYRTGALPSAASGLLDDLVRRGQATQLRLAPLTTEAVGALLRALGGPELEAHAPGLSHFSGGNPLYLQETVRHLLTPEGTLDLGRLPRTGRAEQLLIGRLEQLSPVEVQLARAASVVAHDLRPELLATMLGVSPAELESAWQALGQAGVLVGGQFTHDLLRETLGAQMPPPLRSLLHRAAARALAEAAAPPAQVALHWEAGSRPEEAASALRQAGAAAQSSGLYREAGRFFGRAADLLEAGPHSEVAFEVRIEQLEALFILEDQVPAWQGAVAALERLALTPAQQACAALHRARLHFALQEFEAQVQCAQRGLVLARQAQATETEVALLEILAGYALQHDYRASPPLLEELEALAARLGRLEIQARALEGLGFALLMIDPRRAGPVLNTAEQRHLDVSAPPFAASVCAKWSRAAYRLGDFEASLAHNLRARQHLGTTEGFRVVALINAYGEALTRWALGDLEGVRQLLGQHQHQAAETPTEQGWLSALHLVQLWLEVAQGTGEPDLLAAQVQALPDLPPPLRVEQQALLAALLGCMGQREAAQGQLDDLLAHVQRLGDVYLLWRTQMQRAALTGDRAVLSALGDSAARRGLCGLSAALRPTPLTRPDPMLAVMLRVCS